One Nonomuraea angiospora DNA segment encodes these proteins:
- a CDS encoding low temperature requirement protein A, which produces MTQWQPPRLRLFEDAHRRATWLELLYDLVFVVAVAELADVLPRSLPAFVGLFVPIWWAWLGYVFYANRFDTDDVSHRLLALPQILAVAAMAASVSDIDQRSGLFAIAYVVVRVLLIVAYVRAGRHVPDARPLTTRYAVGFAVAVLIWLASLAVDPPQRYAFWAVALAIDLVTPLLTRRAQGKLPPQSEHLPERFGLFVVIVLGEVVAAVVLGLKGHDVTPGTLLIALAGVAIAMGFWWLYFGHTDESVVLRTRLAGQVWVYSHLPLSLGLVAFGIGIEHAIMHPSSSSWSVGLPAAVVLAVLGLQHLCSSDRRAGAIRLGVAALTLATSALPVAAALPLIILYAAAQVAYDLFRPQPERAA; this is translated from the coding sequence GTGACCCAGTGGCAGCCACCTCGATTACGGCTGTTCGAAGACGCGCACCGCAGGGCGACCTGGCTGGAGCTCCTGTACGACCTCGTCTTCGTCGTGGCCGTGGCCGAGCTCGCCGACGTGCTCCCCAGGAGCCTGCCGGCGTTCGTGGGCCTGTTCGTACCGATCTGGTGGGCCTGGCTGGGCTACGTCTTCTACGCCAACAGGTTCGACACCGACGACGTCAGCCACCGGTTGCTCGCGCTGCCGCAGATCCTGGCCGTGGCGGCCATGGCGGCGAGCGTGAGCGACATCGACCAGCGTTCCGGACTTTTCGCCATCGCGTATGTGGTGGTCAGAGTGCTGCTCATCGTGGCCTATGTCCGCGCCGGCCGCCACGTGCCCGACGCCCGGCCCCTGACGACCCGCTACGCCGTCGGGTTCGCGGTCGCGGTGCTCATCTGGCTGGCCTCGCTCGCCGTCGACCCGCCCCAGCGCTACGCGTTCTGGGCCGTCGCCCTCGCGATCGACCTCGTCACGCCGCTGCTGACCAGGCGGGCCCAGGGCAAGCTGCCGCCGCAGAGCGAGCACCTGCCGGAGCGCTTCGGCCTGTTCGTGGTGATCGTCCTGGGCGAGGTCGTGGCGGCGGTCGTCCTCGGGCTCAAGGGGCACGACGTGACGCCGGGCACGCTGCTGATCGCCCTGGCCGGGGTGGCGATCGCGATGGGCTTCTGGTGGCTGTACTTCGGCCACACCGACGAGTCCGTCGTGCTGCGCACCCGGCTGGCCGGACAGGTGTGGGTCTACTCGCACCTGCCGCTCTCGCTGGGACTGGTGGCGTTCGGGATCGGGATAGAACACGCGATCATGCACCCGTCCTCGTCGAGCTGGTCCGTCGGGCTGCCGGCAGCCGTGGTGCTCGCCGTGCTCGGCCTGCAACACCTGTGCTCGTCCGACCGGCGGGCGGGCGCCATCCGCCTCGGCGTGGCGGCGCTCACGCTCGCCACCTCGGCGCTTCCCGTCGCCGCCGCGCTGCCCCTGATCATCCTGTACGCGGCGGCGCAGGTCGCCTACGACCTGTTCCGCCCGCAGCCGGAGCGCGCCGCATGA
- a CDS encoding superoxide dismutase family protein, producing MRVPALLSIMLTAACAGPPAPLQQAMGPSEGPSEGATSAAIRLAGEGQFTTSDTAAIVYDRKLVPQGAQGSAHVESADGQTRTTLVVEGLLPNHHYGAHLHVKPCGKKPDETGPHFQHKAGEISPASEVWLDFTTNAEGAGRSSARNDWVLDPAKLPGSLVIHAKATKTSGPEVGTAGDRVACLTLKKVS from the coding sequence ATGCGCGTGCCCGCACTCCTGTCCATCATGCTCACCGCCGCCTGCGCGGGCCCGCCCGCCCCGCTCCAGCAGGCCATGGGCCCCAGCGAGGGGCCCAGCGAGGGAGCCACGAGCGCGGCGATCAGGCTGGCCGGTGAGGGGCAGTTCACCACCTCCGACACCGCCGCCATCGTCTACGACCGCAAGCTCGTCCCGCAGGGCGCCCAGGGCAGCGCCCACGTCGAGTCGGCCGACGGTCAGACGCGCACCACGCTCGTCGTCGAGGGCCTGCTTCCCAACCACCACTACGGCGCCCACCTGCACGTCAAGCCCTGCGGGAAGAAGCCCGACGAGACGGGGCCACACTTCCAGCACAAGGCCGGCGAGATCAGCCCGGCCAGCGAGGTCTGGCTCGACTTCACCACCAACGCGGAGGGCGCGGGCCGCTCGTCCGCCCGCAACGACTGGGTCCTCGACCCGGCCAAGCTGCCCGGCTCGCTCGTCATCCACGCCAAGGCCACCAAGACCTCGGGTCCTGAGGTGGGCACGGCGGGGGACCGGGTGGCCTGCCTGACCCTGAAAAAGGTGTCGTAA
- a CDS encoding 4a-hydroxytetrahydrobiopterin dehydratase codes for MSENLPAWRREGDEIRRTIEAPDFPTAIRIVDAIAVKAEELNHHPDIDIRWRTLHLVLTTHDAGGLTDLDFTLAAIIDDIAAKHGA; via the coding sequence ATGAGCGAGAACCTGCCCGCATGGCGGCGCGAGGGCGACGAGATCCGGCGCACGATCGAGGCGCCCGACTTCCCCACGGCCATCCGCATCGTCGACGCGATCGCGGTCAAGGCCGAGGAGCTCAACCACCACCCCGACATCGACATCCGCTGGCGTACTCTCCACTTGGTCCTCACCACCCACGACGCGGGCGGGCTGACCGACCTCGACTTCACGCTGGCGGCCATCATCGACGACATCGCGGCGAAACACGGCGCCTGA
- a CDS encoding carbohydrate ABC transporter permease yields the protein MARNRPRPGVLNGLSHVALAVWALLIILPLLWTFLASFKNNTEIFGDPLQLPGALRLDSWGRAWDKAHIGQYMLNTVVVVFFGTAGTMLFGSMAAYVLARYTFVGNKLIYYYFVAGLAFPVFLALGPLFFVVKQFGLLNSHVGLVLVYIAYSLPFTVFFLAAFFRTLPQTVAEAAMIDGASHTRTFFQIMVPMARPGLISITIFNVLGQWNQYLLPLVLLAGDPDKWVLTQGIAKISTLAGYEADWPGLFAALSMTILPVMVVYIIFQRQIQSGLGSGALK from the coding sequence ATGGCCAGAAACAGGCCGCGGCCCGGCGTGCTCAACGGGCTCTCGCACGTGGCGCTGGCCGTCTGGGCGTTGCTGATCATCCTGCCGCTGCTGTGGACGTTCCTGGCGTCGTTCAAGAACAACACCGAGATCTTCGGCGACCCGCTGCAACTCCCGGGGGCGCTGCGGCTGGACTCGTGGGGCCGGGCCTGGGACAAGGCGCACATCGGGCAGTACATGCTCAACACCGTGGTCGTCGTCTTCTTCGGCACGGCGGGCACGATGTTGTTCGGGTCGATGGCGGCGTACGTGCTGGCCCGCTACACGTTCGTCGGCAACAAACTCATCTACTACTACTTCGTGGCCGGGCTGGCGTTTCCCGTGTTCCTGGCCCTGGGGCCGCTCTTCTTCGTCGTCAAGCAGTTCGGCCTGCTGAACTCCCACGTCGGGCTCGTTCTCGTCTACATCGCCTATTCGCTGCCCTTCACCGTCTTCTTCCTGGCGGCGTTCTTCCGGACGCTGCCGCAGACCGTCGCCGAGGCGGCCATGATCGACGGCGCCTCGCACACCCGGACGTTCTTCCAGATCATGGTGCCCATGGCCCGGCCCGGCCTGATCAGCATCACCATCTTCAACGTCCTCGGCCAGTGGAACCAGTATCTGCTGCCCCTCGTGCTCCTGGCCGGCGACCCGGACAAATGGGTCCTCACCCAGGGCATCGCCAAGATCTCCACCCTGGCCGGGTACGAGGCGGACTGGCCGGGCCTGTTCGCCGCGCTGAGCATGACGATCCTGCCGGTCATGGTCGTCTACATCATCTTCCAACGCCAGATCCAGTCCGGGCTCGGCTCGGGGGCGCTGAAGTAA
- a CDS encoding carbohydrate ABC transporter permease yields the protein MERLRKYGFVAGFLVVPLALYSVFVISPYVQAFQLSLTSWNGYSSIVRYVGLDNFGRLFDDEVFWQALRNHGIMLLVLPIATIVIALFLSFLLNLGGGTRGAGMSGVWGSKFYRVVFFFPQVLAVAVVGVLFQAVYRPDADGVINGVLARFGAEPVGWLTEPGLALWSIIAVMIWQGVGFYVVLFSAGMAAIPKDYFEAAALDGAGRVRLFFSITLPLLRDTIQVGWIYLGIAAFDGFALVQVLAGDKGEPDGATTILPVTIYKTAFAYNKVGYASAMGVALFFLTVTFAVLTLRTTRRERVEL from the coding sequence ATGGAGCGGCTGCGCAAGTACGGGTTCGTCGCCGGATTCCTCGTCGTCCCCCTGGCGCTCTATTCGGTTTTCGTCATCAGCCCCTATGTCCAGGCGTTCCAGCTCTCCCTGACGAGCTGGAACGGATACAGCTCGATCGTGCGGTACGTGGGGCTGGACAACTTCGGCCGGCTGTTCGACGACGAGGTGTTCTGGCAGGCCCTGCGCAACCACGGGATCATGCTGCTCGTGCTGCCGATCGCGACGATCGTCATCGCGCTGTTCCTGTCGTTCCTGCTGAACCTGGGCGGCGGCACGCGCGGCGCGGGCATGAGCGGCGTCTGGGGGTCGAAGTTCTACCGGGTGGTGTTCTTCTTCCCCCAGGTCCTGGCCGTGGCCGTGGTGGGCGTGCTCTTCCAGGCGGTCTACCGCCCCGACGCGGACGGCGTCATCAACGGCGTGCTCGCCAGGTTCGGCGCCGAGCCCGTCGGCTGGCTCACCGAGCCGGGCCTGGCCCTCTGGTCGATCATCGCGGTGATGATCTGGCAGGGCGTCGGCTTTTACGTGGTGCTGTTCTCGGCGGGCATGGCGGCCATTCCCAAGGACTATTTCGAGGCCGCCGCGCTGGACGGCGCCGGCCGTGTCCGGCTGTTCTTCTCGATAACGCTGCCGCTGCTGCGCGACACCATCCAGGTCGGCTGGATCTATTTGGGGATCGCGGCCTTCGACGGATTCGCGTTGGTGCAGGTGCTGGCCGGCGACAAAGGCGAGCCGGACGGCGCCACGACCATTCTCCCGGTCACCATCTACAAAACGGCTTTCGCCTACAACAAGGTCGGATACGCCTCCGCGATGGGCGTGGCGCTGTTCTTCCTCACCGTGACCTTCGCCGTGCTTACACTGCGGACGACCAGGCGTGAAAGGGTTGAGCTCTAG